In a genomic window of Vibrio gigantis:
- a CDS encoding ParA family protein, translated as MKREQTIDKLYQLAEQTQQVQADRIEIILEERSDEHFPPMSKAMMETRSGLTRRKLDEAITKLEADGHQFTKNNANHYSISLTEAHMLMDAAEVPKFHQRKQHADNKPWIINVQNQKGGTGKSMTAVHLAACLSLNLDKRYRICLIDLDPQGSLRLFLNPQISGAEHDSIYSAVDIMLDNVPEGQDVDLEFLRKNVLLPTQYPNLKTISAFPEDAMFNAEAWQSLSQDQSLDIVRLLKEKLIDKIADDFDVIMIDTGPHVDPLVWNAMYASNALLIPCAAKRLDWASTVNFFQHLPTVYEMFPDDWKGLEFVRLMPTMFEDDNKKQVSVLTEMNYLLNDQVMMATIPRSRAFETCADTYSTVFDLTVSDFEGGKKTLAVAQDAVQKSALELERVLHSNWPSLNQG; from the coding sequence ATGAAAAGAGAACAAACGATTGATAAGCTCTATCAGCTGGCCGAACAAACTCAACAAGTTCAGGCTGACCGAATTGAGATTATTCTGGAAGAGCGAAGTGATGAACATTTCCCTCCAATGTCTAAAGCTATGATGGAGACTCGTTCTGGCTTAACTCGTCGAAAATTGGATGAGGCGATTACCAAGCTTGAAGCGGATGGTCACCAGTTCACAAAGAACAACGCCAATCATTACTCGATTTCATTGACTGAAGCTCACATGCTGATGGACGCGGCGGAAGTGCCAAAGTTCCACCAACGCAAACAGCATGCAGACAACAAGCCTTGGATTATCAACGTACAAAACCAGAAGGGCGGTACCGGTAAATCAATGACCGCGGTTCACCTAGCGGCTTGTTTGTCTCTAAATTTAGATAAGCGCTACCGAATTTGTCTGATTGACTTGGATCCACAAGGTTCATTACGTCTGTTCTTAAACCCACAAATCAGTGGTGCAGAGCACGACAGTATTTATTCTGCCGTTGATATCATGTTGGACAACGTGCCCGAAGGGCAGGACGTTGACCTAGAGTTTCTTCGAAAAAATGTACTCTTGCCAACTCAGTATCCAAATCTGAAGACAATCTCTGCATTCCCAGAAGATGCGATGTTTAACGCGGAAGCGTGGCAAAGCCTGTCTCAAGATCAGTCACTTGATATCGTTCGTCTTCTTAAAGAGAAGCTTATCGACAAAATCGCCGATGATTTTGATGTGATTATGATTGATACCGGCCCACACGTAGATCCACTAGTGTGGAACGCAATGTACGCGTCGAACGCTCTTCTGATTCCATGTGCTGCAAAGCGTTTGGACTGGGCTTCAACGGTTAACTTCTTCCAGCACTTACCAACGGTGTACGAGATGTTCCCGGACGATTGGAAAGGGCTTGAGTTTGTTCGCCTTATGCCAACCATGTTCGAAGATGACAACAAGAAGCAGGTTTCGGTTCTCACTGAAATGAACTACCTGCTGAATGACCAAGTTATGATGGCGACGATTCCAAGAAGCCGTGCTTTTGAAACCTGCGCCGATACCTACAGCACGGTTTTCGATCTCACGGTTAGCGACTTCGAAGGTGGTAAGAAAACTCTGGCTGTCGCTCAAGACGCAGTACAAAAAAGTGCTCTAGAATTAGAGCGTGTATTACACAGCAACTGGCCTTCACTTAATCAGGGATAA
- a CDS encoding ParB/RepB/Spo0J family partition protein produces MAIKTSDLNAKLFGKANKRRVATPQEAQTAAKEQAQVIELSVAGEELVSFELVRIPASEVATRTVVFEENAREQSFLNEHALSDVLTTLKERGQQYPAVGRKNKDGKIEVLDGSRRRMSCILADKEFLIYVAENINGEHAKFLSDVANAHKPLSLYEKGKEMQAKLDKGEAEDQKALAKMFQCSEALVSGALKAAALPLELLQAYPNVSDLGRPTIVKLHKQFGGLTSEQQQTLLTKCDASEGFVWQRSEAQGVTRLTKDVTETLEGWILELAPAPAKKASPKVELIKGRASYSRKGSNLALNLKKVDDATMEEILAFVQSKLD; encoded by the coding sequence ATGGCAATTAAAACATCTGACTTAAATGCAAAGCTATTTGGTAAAGCAAACAAACGTCGTGTAGCAACGCCTCAAGAGGCGCAAACTGCTGCTAAAGAACAGGCTCAAGTGATTGAACTTTCAGTTGCGGGCGAAGAATTGGTTTCATTTGAATTGGTTCGAATTCCTGCTTCTGAAGTGGCGACTCGAACGGTTGTTTTTGAAGAGAATGCACGTGAGCAATCTTTCTTAAATGAACACGCGCTTTCAGACGTACTGACTACGTTAAAAGAACGCGGCCAGCAATACCCAGCGGTTGGTCGTAAGAACAAAGACGGCAAGATTGAAGTTCTCGATGGTAGCCGTCGTCGCATGTCATGTATTTTGGCCGACAAAGAGTTCCTTATCTACGTTGCCGAAAACATTAACGGCGAACACGCTAAGTTCTTATCTGATGTTGCAAACGCTCACAAACCACTTTCTCTGTATGAGAAGGGCAAAGAGATGCAAGCGAAGCTGGATAAAGGCGAAGCTGAAGATCAAAAAGCACTCGCGAAAATGTTCCAGTGCAGTGAAGCTTTGGTGAGTGGCGCATTAAAAGCGGCGGCTTTGCCACTTGAATTACTACAAGCTTACCCAAATGTGAGTGACCTTGGTCGTCCAACGATTGTTAAACTACACAAACAATTTGGTGGCCTAACGAGCGAACAGCAACAAACACTACTGACTAAGTGTGATGCTTCAGAAGGTTTTGTATGGCAGCGTAGTGAAGCTCAAGGCGTAACTCGCTTGACCAAAGACGTTACCGAAACCTTAGAAGGTTGGATTCTTGAACTGGCACCTGCACCAGCGAAGAAAGCGTCTCCAAAAGTTGAGCTAATTAAAGGCCGCGCTTCATACAGCCGCAAAGGTTCAAATTTAGCGTTGAATCTTAAGAAAGTTGATGATGCGACGATGGAAGAAATTCTAGCCTTCGTTCAATCGAAGCTCGACTAA